The Thalassophryne amazonica chromosome 8, fThaAma1.1, whole genome shotgun sequence genome includes a window with the following:
- the si:dkeyp-73b11.8 gene encoding kunitz-type U19-barytoxin-Tl1a has translation MKHLLFFGILLAALHTSQSIPDFCHLPSDEGEGTSFIYSLFYNGSKDACYPFLYKGQGGNGNRFQNEKACIRNCSVNAENIYPMDERKACLLPKAIGECGFNLLSYYYNSRYDKCKKFLWSGCLGNGNRFPTQEICNATCAGIHADGDEEEEDDSDTPVAIIVGVGLAVIVTAIIISVTVLVVQSKKNGSKKKPKTGGKSREQQVDTPLQTTEMP, from the exons ATGAAGCACCTTCTATTTTTTGGAATTCTTTTGGCTGCACTCCACACAAGTCAATCCATTCCAG atttcTGTCACTTGCCCAGTGACGAAGGGGAAGGCACCAGTTTCATCTATTCTCTGTTTTACAACGGGTCCAAAGATGCTTGCTATCCATTCCTGTACAAAGGCCAAGGAGGAAATGGCAACCGCTTTCAAAATGAGAAAGCGTGCATAAGAAACTGTTCTGTCAATGCAGAAAATATCTACCCCATGGATG aaagaaaagcttgtttgcTGCCCAAGGCCATAGGTGAATGTGGCTTTAACTTATTAAGCTACTACTACAACTCCCGCTATGACAAATGCAAAAAATTCCTTTGGAGTGGTTGTCTTGGGAACGGTAACAGATTTCCTACTCAAGAAATCTGCAATGCCACGTGCGCTGGCATCCATG CTGACGgtgatgaagaggaggaggatgacTCAGACACACCTGTTG CAATCATTGTTGGAGTTGGGCTTGCTGTCATTGTCACGGCTATCATCATATCTGTGACTGTCCTCGtcgtccagtcaaa GAAAAACGGCTCCAAGAAGAAGCCAAAGACTGGAGGGAAAAGTAGAGAACAGCAAGTCGACACACCTCTGCAGACAACTGAAATGCCTTAG